From a region of the Methylocystis hirsuta genome:
- a CDS encoding NADH-quinone oxidoreductase subunit B family protein, translated as MQKFLLQGLLRRALTEQAPIPNPTSIAELGYTLERTARQKLGRSLSIREVDAGSCNGCELEIHALSNAYYDLERFGLRFVASPRHADVLLVTGPVTKNMREALERTYAATPDPKWVIAVGDCAFDGGVYCESYACVGAVANVVPVDLHIRGCPPDPTTLLKGLIAFVETMS; from the coding sequence ATGCAGAAATTCTTGCTTCAGGGCTTGCTCCGCCGCGCTCTGACCGAACAGGCCCCCATTCCGAATCCGACGTCGATCGCGGAGCTTGGCTACACGCTGGAGCGCACTGCGCGCCAAAAACTGGGCCGAAGTCTTTCGATCCGCGAAGTCGACGCCGGCTCCTGCAATGGCTGCGAGCTGGAGATCCACGCGCTGAGCAACGCCTATTACGATCTCGAAAGATTCGGCCTGCGCTTCGTGGCGTCGCCACGTCACGCCGACGTCTTGCTCGTCACCGGGCCAGTGACGAAAAACATGCGCGAAGCGCTTGAGCGAACCTATGCGGCGACGCCGGATCCAAAATGGGTGATCGCCGTCGGCGACTGCGCCTTTGACGGCGGCGTTTACTGCGAGAGCTACGCATGCGTCGGCGCCGTCGCGAACGTCGTCCCGGTCGATCTCCATATTCGCGGCTGCCCGCCCGATCCCACAACGCTGCTCAAAGGGCTGATCGCCTTCGTTGAAACGATGAGCTGA
- a CDS encoding NADH-quinone oxidoreductase subunit C, whose product MNFASKQIAAQPSPPTCLPWPREIVDRVGWLDFAESLAKGERELLSLWGESSSVHMAVLEEREPRLRIVTLECPEGSFPSVGQLHPPASRLERAIRDLYGLRAENAPDERPWLDHGRWGVRHPCNDPEKIDSASDSYAFLPAEGEPLHQIPVGPVHAGIIEPGHFRFSANGETVVRLEERFGFVHKGVDQLMAGASIERAARLAARVSGDSTVAYSLAFSQAIEAAFDVNVPPRATYLRALMAELERLANHFGDIGAICNDAAFALMHAQCGIVRERILREAARCFGHRLMMDRIAPGGVVVDLEQENVAALFTLIEWIELMTPRLIALFGDTTSLQDRTVGTGFVSEALAKQYACGGYVGRASGRTFDARKAMGYAPYPQLTFEIGAAKGGDVDARVWVRFDEIKASLRIVRQILDEAPQGPIIAAWALPEDWTREGAALVEGFRGDIFVWLRIRADGVVQRCHLRDPSWFQWPLLEAAIKDNIVADFPLCNKSFNCSYSGHDL is encoded by the coding sequence ATGAACTTCGCCAGCAAACAGATAGCGGCCCAGCCGTCGCCGCCGACGTGCCTGCCCTGGCCGCGCGAGATCGTCGACAGGGTCGGCTGGCTGGACTTTGCCGAGAGCCTCGCCAAGGGGGAACGTGAGTTGCTCAGCCTGTGGGGCGAAAGTTCGAGCGTTCACATGGCGGTGCTCGAAGAGCGCGAGCCGCGCCTGCGCATCGTCACGTTGGAGTGCCCTGAAGGCTCCTTTCCATCCGTAGGACAGCTGCATCCTCCGGCGTCGAGGCTCGAGCGCGCGATCCGCGATCTTTATGGCCTGCGAGCCGAAAACGCGCCCGACGAGCGGCCCTGGCTCGATCACGGCCGTTGGGGCGTGCGTCACCCTTGCAACGACCCCGAAAAGATCGACTCCGCCAGTGACAGCTACGCGTTCCTTCCCGCGGAAGGCGAACCGCTCCACCAGATACCGGTCGGACCCGTGCACGCCGGCATTATCGAGCCGGGTCATTTCCGCTTCTCAGCCAATGGCGAAACCGTCGTGCGGCTTGAGGAGCGGTTTGGCTTCGTGCACAAGGGCGTCGATCAACTGATGGCCGGTGCCTCGATCGAGCGCGCCGCGCGTCTCGCGGCGCGCGTCTCGGGCGACAGCACGGTCGCCTATAGCCTCGCCTTTTCACAGGCGATCGAAGCGGCGTTCGACGTCAATGTTCCGCCGCGCGCGACATATCTGCGCGCTCTGATGGCTGAACTCGAACGGCTCGCCAATCATTTCGGCGATATCGGCGCCATCTGTAACGACGCGGCCTTCGCATTGATGCATGCGCAGTGCGGCATCGTCCGCGAACGCATCTTGAGAGAAGCGGCACGTTGCTTCGGACATCGGCTGATGATGGATCGCATCGCGCCGGGCGGCGTTGTCGTCGATTTGGAGCAAGAGAACGTCGCGGCGCTGTTCACGCTGATCGAGTGGATCGAACTCATGACTCCGCGCCTGATCGCGCTCTTCGGCGACACGACGTCGCTGCAGGATCGGACCGTCGGAACAGGCTTTGTCAGTGAGGCGCTCGCAAAGCAATATGCGTGCGGGGGCTATGTCGGACGCGCCTCCGGCCGGACGTTCGACGCGCGCAAGGCGATGGGTTACGCCCCCTATCCGCAGCTGACGTTCGAGATCGGCGCCGCGAAGGGAGGCGACGTCGACGCGCGCGTCTGGGTCCGGTTCGATGAAATCAAAGCCTCGCTGCGAATCGTCAGACAGATTCTCGACGAAGCGCCGCAGGGTCCGATCATCGCCGCATGGGCGCTGCCCGAAGACTGGACGCGCGAAGGCGCCGCGCTCGTCGAAGGATTCCGCGGCGATATATTTGTCTGGCTGCGCATCCGCGCTGACGGCGTGGTGCAGCGCTGTCATTTGCGCGATCCGTCCTGGTTCCAGTGGCCGCTGCTCGAAGCGGCGATCAAGGACAACATCGTCGCCGACTTCCCCCTCTGCAACAAATCCTTCAACTGTTCCTACTCGGGGCATGATCTCTAG